A window of the Eleutherodactylus coqui strain aEleCoq1 chromosome 8, aEleCoq1.hap1, whole genome shotgun sequence genome harbors these coding sequences:
- the LOC136577472 gene encoding fibrinogen-like protein 1-like protein, translating to MRMTPQGIFVLCFLFTGILWTCDGLTFVSRESLYTQLANRQLLHPAQLLQLLNVPAYGVHRELVAKDCRAAYRNNRTTSGLYVVWPKESPPMVVYCDQEAGGWTYLQRNSARNISVFGSHKWNQYKVGFGNLMGDHWLGNDLIHHLTKQNAFTVRFLLVDSQGNTFHADYSSFRVDSEGNGYTLRVGDYSGNAGDALTDMNEKGTHDNMKFSTPDNDNDRWSKNCAEDFGGGGWWFDSCHSAFLNTDQTIYWGGLCGEGRSCQATSIMIKPSNKNCSPIPLPGAGGHYPIHTS from the exons GATGACTCCTCAGGGGATCTTCGTTCTCTGCTTCCTCTTCACCGGGATTCTTTGGACATGTGATGGTTTGACCTTCGTGTCCCGGGAAAGTTTATATACCCAACTGGCTAATAGACAACTGCTGCACCCGGCGCAACTGCTGCAGCTCCTCAACGTCCCGGCATATGGAGTGCATCGCG aACTTGTGGCTAAAGACTGCAGAGCGGCTTATCGTAACAATAGAACAACCAGTGGACTCTACGTGGTGTGGCCTAAGGAATCCCCCCCAATGGTGGTCTACTGTGACCAGGAGGCGGGCGGCTGGACCTACCTGCAGAGGAACTCAGCGCGGAACATTTCCGTTTTTGGGTCACATAAATGGAACCAGTATAAAGTTGGGTTTGGTAATCTGATGGGTGACCACTGGTTGGGTAATGACCTGATCCACCACCTCACCAAGCAGAACGCCTTCACGGTCAGGTTCCTCCTAGTGGATAGTCAGGGTAACACATTCCACGCAGACTACTCCAGCTTCAGGGTGGACAGTGAGGGCAACGGCTACACCCTGAGGGTGGGGGACTACTCTGGGAATGCTGGGGACGCACTGACTGACATGAACGAGAAGGGTACCCACGACAACATGAAGTTCTCCACCCCAGACAATGACAATGACCGCTGGTCCAAGAACTGCGCAGAGGAtttcggaggaggagggtggtggttCGACAGCTGCCACTCTGCTTTCCTCAATACAGACCAAACCATCTACTGGGGCGGGCTGTGCGGCGAGGGCAGAAGCTGCCAGGCCACAAGTATCATGATCAAACCAAGCAACAAGAACTGCTCCCCGATACCGCTGCCCGGTGCAGGGGGGCATTACCCAATTCATACCAGCTAG